The following proteins come from a genomic window of Canis lupus dingo isolate Sandy chromosome 20, ASM325472v2, whole genome shotgun sequence:
- the RRP9 gene encoding U3 small nucleolar RNA-interacting protein 2 yields the protein MSAAAAARKRGRPASGAAAGAGAGKRRRKADSAGDRGKSKGGGKMNEEISSDSESESLAPRKTEEEEEEELEETAQEKKLRLAKLYLEQLRQQEEEKAEARAFEEDQVAGRLKEDVLEQRGRLQKSVAKEIQGPAPADIRVLRGHQLSITCVVITPDDSAIFSAAKDCTIIKWSVETGRKLHVIPRAKKGVEGQPPSHSSHILCMAISSDGKYLASGDRSKLILIWEAQSCQHLYTFTGHRDAVSGLAFRRGTHQLYSTSHDRSVKVWNVAENSYVETLFGHQDAVAALDALSRECCVTAGGRDGTVRVWKIPEESQLVFYGHQGSIDSIQLINEEHMVSGADDGSVALWGLSKKRPLALQREAHGLRGEPGLEQPFWVSAVAALLNTDLVATGSHNSCVRLWQCGEGFRQLEPLCDIPLVGFINSLKFSSSGDFLVAGVGQEHRLGRWWRIKEARNSVCIIPLHRAPRPPAAGS from the exons AtgtcggcggcggcggcggctcggaaGCGGGGAAGGCCGGCCTCGGGGGCCGCGGCCGGTGCGGGGGCCGGCAAGCGGCGGCGAAAG gccgactCTGCCGGGGACCGGGGCAAGTCCAAGGGAGGCGGCAAGATGAATGAGGAGATTTCCAGCGACTCTGAGAGTGAGAG CCTGGCTCCTAGGAAgactgaggaggaagaggaagaggagctggaggagaCAGCCCAGGAGAAGAAGCTTCGCTTGGCCAAGCTCTACCTGGAGCAGCTCAGGCAGCAAG AGGAGGAGAAGGCCGAGGCCCGGGCATTTGAGGAGGACCAGGTGGCAGGGCGCCTGAAGGAGGATGTG ctggagcagaggggcaggCTGCAGAAGTCGGTGGCAAAGGAG ATTCAGGGCCCAGCCCCGGCTGACATCCGTGTCTTACGGGGGCACCAGCTCTCCATCACGTGTGTGGTCATCACCCCCGATGACTCTGCCATCTTCTCTGCTGCCAAAGACTGCACCATTATCAAGT GGAGCGTGGAGACTGGACGGAAGCTTCACGTGATCCCACGGGCCAAGAAGGGTGTTGAGGGGCAACCCCCCAGCCACAGCAGCCATATTCTCTGCATGGCCATCTCCTCTGACGGCAAGTACCTC GCCTCGGGTGACCGCAGCAAGCTCATTCTCATATGGGAGGCCCAGAGCTGCCAGCACCTGTACACTTTCACAGGCCATCGGGATGCCGTGTCG GGTCTGGCATTCCGCAGAGGAACCCACCAGCTCTATAGCACATCCCATGATCGCTCTGTGAAGGTGTGGAACGTGGCGGAGAACTCCTATGTGGAGACACT ctTTGGGCACCAGGATGCCGTCGCTGCGCTGGATGCCTTGAGCAGGGAGTGCTGTGTGACGGCTGGGGGCCGGGACGGGACGGTGCGTGTGTGGAAGATTCCTGAGGAGTCCCAGCTTGTCTTCTATGGCCACCA GGGCTCCATCGACAGCATCCAGCTTATCAACGAGGAGCACATGGTATCGGGCGCAGATGATGG CTCTGTGGCCTTGTGGGGTCTCTCTAAGAAGCGGCCGCTCGCCCTGCAGCGTGAGGCCCATGGGCTGCGGGGGGAGCCAGGCCTCGAGCAGCCCTTCTGGGTATCAGCAGTGGCGGCCCTGCTCAACACAGACCTTGTAGCCACAG GCTCCCACAACTCTTGCGTGAGGCTCTGGCAGTGTGGGGAGGGCTTCCGGCAGCTTGAACCTCTCTGCGACATTCCCCTG GTGGGTTTTATTAATAGCCTCAAGTTCTCCAGTTCGGGGGATTTCCTGGTGGCTGGGGTCGGGCAGGAGCACAG GCTTGGCCGCTGGTGGCGCATCAAAGAGGCTCGGAACTCCGTCTGCATCATCCCGCTCCACagggcccccaggccccctgcgGCAGGCTCCTGA